One segment of Pseudoalteromonas rubra DNA contains the following:
- the mtnN gene encoding 5'-methylthioadenosine/S-adenosylhomocysteine nucleosidase has translation MKVGIIGAMEQEVTILRDAMNNTQTATKGGFTFYHGELGGHEVTLVQSGIGKVAATVATTLLIDNYSPDCVINTGSAGGFDPELNVGDVVISSEVRHHDVDVTAFGYELGQVPQMPAGFSAHSALVEAAQQSVGELTDIQTKVGQICTGDSFMCDPVRIDKTRQDFPHMLAVEMEGAAIAQACHVLHTPFVVIRSLSDIAGKESPQSFDAYLEVASVNSSKLVIALLAKLDQVSL, from the coding sequence ATGAAAGTAGGTATTATTGGCGCGATGGAACAGGAAGTCACAATCCTGCGTGACGCAATGAACAATACACAAACCGCAACTAAAGGCGGTTTCACCTTTTATCACGGTGAACTGGGTGGACATGAGGTAACTCTGGTTCAGTCTGGTATTGGCAAAGTGGCCGCGACAGTGGCAACGACGCTGCTAATCGACAACTACAGCCCTGACTGTGTGATTAATACAGGTTCAGCCGGCGGCTTTGATCCTGAGCTGAACGTCGGCGATGTCGTGATCTCGTCAGAAGTAAGACATCATGATGTTGACGTCACTGCATTTGGCTATGAACTGGGTCAGGTACCACAAATGCCAGCAGGCTTTAGCGCACACTCAGCTCTGGTTGAAGCCGCTCAGCAAAGTGTCGGTGAACTGACAGACATTCAGACAAAAGTAGGCCAAATCTGTACCGGTGATTCATTCATGTGTGATCCAGTCCGTATTGACAAGACGCGCCAGGACTTCCCACACATGCTGGCGGTTGAAATGGAAGGCGCCGCAATTGCTCAAGCCTGTCATGTGTTACACACCCCATTTGTCGTGATCCGCTCGCTGTCAGACATCGCCGGCAAAGAATCGCCGCAATCATTTGACGCCTACCTGGAAGTTGCCTCTGTAAACTCTTCGAAGCTGGTTATTGCCCTGTTGGCAAAGCTGGATCAGGTTTCGCTGTAA
- a CDS encoding DUF2726 domain-containing protein gives MELTLLSILALVVIASIVISKYTDNGGNPYPFNRKESVFTTVEASFLQLLERSVGDKFKIVSRVKLIEIIECKPGLSKKARRAAITKAQNKQLDYVLVDKETLNIVAAVDLVNNANKNGHKAQKDWFVSGALESAGIPHIRMKVKSGYKSAEVRAAILFKLGKKPEPQGKPRNRNYKPAVLSPSQAKAAATQLAEI, from the coding sequence ATGGAACTAACATTATTATCTATTCTGGCGCTGGTCGTTATTGCTTCCATTGTTATTTCAAAATATACGGATAACGGCGGTAACCCCTATCCGTTTAATCGAAAAGAGTCTGTATTCACAACAGTCGAAGCCTCCTTTTTACAGCTATTAGAGCGTTCAGTAGGTGACAAGTTTAAGATTGTCAGCAGAGTTAAGCTGATTGAAATTATCGAGTGTAAACCTGGGTTATCCAAAAAGGCACGCCGGGCTGCCATCACCAAAGCGCAAAATAAGCAGCTCGATTATGTGCTGGTTGATAAAGAAACGCTCAATATTGTCGCTGCCGTTGATCTGGTAAACAACGCCAATAAAAACGGCCACAAAGCACAAAAAGACTGGTTCGTCAGCGGTGCGCTGGAGTCAGCCGGGATCCCACATATTCGCATGAAGGTAAAAAGTGGTTACAAAAGTGCTGAAGTGCGGGCTGCCATCCTGTTTAAACTAGGCAAGAAACCAGAGCCACAGGGCAAGCCTCGCAATCGCAATTACAAACCTGCGGTACTTTCACCGTCTCAGGCCAAAGCCGCGGCAACCCAACTGGCAGAAATTTAA
- the folE2 gene encoding GTP cyclohydrolase FolE2, whose product MPTSMPDIAHSADALQEGKLDWVGMGNIELPLLLSSKGLNDTPVTAKADAFVSLDREDAKGIHMSRLFLALDSLSCEQTLTPATIRSVLDSFITSHEGLSHSAKVTFHFELPLRRASLLSGKQGWKNYPVVITANLANGQFNLELAVDVTYSSTCPCSAALARQLIQNAFEEKFTDQPLDHASVHAWLGTTEGIVATPHSQRSVTNIKVKLDEHCQEFDILGLVNMVEDELKTPVQAAVKREDEQEFARLNGQNLMFCEDAARKLKALFEAENYTDYYIKINHYESLHAHDAVAYAVKGMKDGYRA is encoded by the coding sequence ATGCCAACTTCAATGCCTGACATTGCACATTCTGCAGACGCCTTACAAGAAGGCAAGCTAGACTGGGTCGGAATGGGAAATATCGAGCTACCTTTACTGTTATCAAGTAAAGGCTTGAATGATACGCCCGTAACAGCCAAAGCGGATGCGTTTGTCAGCCTGGACAGGGAGGATGCGAAAGGTATCCATATGTCACGGTTATTTTTGGCACTAGACTCGCTGTCCTGTGAACAGACACTGACACCCGCGACGATTCGCTCAGTACTGGATAGCTTTATTACCAGTCATGAAGGGCTGAGTCACAGCGCCAAAGTGACGTTTCACTTCGAACTACCGCTGCGCCGTGCCTCCTTATTAAGTGGTAAACAAGGCTGGAAAAACTATCCTGTTGTGATCACCGCTAACCTGGCAAACGGCCAGTTTAATCTGGAATTAGCCGTTGATGTTACTTACTCATCAACTTGCCCTTGCTCTGCAGCCCTTGCCCGTCAGCTGATCCAAAATGCCTTTGAAGAAAAGTTTACCGATCAGCCACTTGATCATGCCAGTGTTCATGCCTGGTTAGGCACCACTGAAGGCATCGTGGCAACACCGCACTCACAACGCTCTGTAACGAATATCAAAGTCAAACTGGATGAGCATTGTCAGGAGTTTGACATCTTGGGTCTGGTAAACATGGTAGAAGATGAGCTAAAAACGCCTGTACAGGCAGCGGTTAAGCGTGAAGATGAGCAAGAATTTGCCCGCCTTAACGGTCAGAACCTGATGTTCTGTGAAGACGCCGCCAGAAAACTCAAAGCCTTGTTTGAAGCTGAAAACTACACAGACTACTATATAAAGATAAACCACTACGAATCTTTGCATGCACACGATGCCGTTGCATATGCAGTAAAAGGCATGAAAGACGGCTACCGCGCTTGA